The Triticum aestivum cultivar Chinese Spring chromosome 3A, IWGSC CS RefSeq v2.1, whole genome shotgun sequence genome includes a region encoding these proteins:
- the LOC123058105 gene encoding uncharacterized protein has translation MVKLATARDCRAYSLGATGGETSRNRRWEYINAGVYVFAAVLLVAGFLAQLWPWAVSTKAGLAVAVVGLLGVLGANAHDLLAHVAGVDYNLGLAGLDTQFVLVELAAPAVQLAGAALTLVALILFEIQMERGHRRGLERHGLNLLIAGPALWCLGSIHNMCQVYERANGHVQILQKSVHIPFLLGSTLFFIGGVVNRNDVHGRSSHSSTLLGRSWAWYCLFGSLLFLAGGLLNLLKVFKMQQMGGRGLEKLRGGAQERLSREREGKVPLILEEGRMGKHGGNVGDTWAPGPAPRHEPRAPPVPPPPEGSYKDAVVSGGN, from the exons ATGGTGAAGCTAGCCACGGCGCGGGACTGCCGCGCGTACAGCCTCGGCGCCACGGGCGGCGAGACGTCGCGCAACCGGCGGTGGGAGTACATCAACGCCGGGGTGTACGTCttcgccgccgtcctcctcgtcgccggcttCCTGGCGCAGTTGTGGCCGTGGGCGGTGTCCACCAAGGCCGGCCTCGCCGTGGCCGTCGTCGGGCTGCTGGGCGTGCTGGGAGCGAACGCGCACGACCTGCTGGcgcacgtcgccggcgtcgactaCAACCTTGGGCTGGCCGGGCTCGACACCCAGTTCGTGCTCGTCgagctcgccgcccccgccgtgcaGCTCGCCGGCGCCGCGCTCACCCTGGTCGCGCTCATCTTGTTCGAAATCCAG ATGGAGAGAGGGCACCGGCGCGGCCTTGAGAGGCACGGCCTGAACCTGCTCATCGCCGGGCCGGCGCTGTGGTGCCTCGGGTCCATACACAACATGTGCCAAGTCTACGAGCGAGCCAACGGGCACGTCCAGATCCTCCAGAAGAGCGTGCACATCCCGTTCCTGCTCGGCAGCACCCTCTTCTTCATCGGCGGCGTCGTCAACCGGAACGACGTCCACGGCCGCTCCTCCCACAGCTCCACCCTACTG GGGAGGAGCTGGGCGTGGTACTGCCTGTTCGGGAGCTTGCTGTTCCTGGCCGGAGGGCTGCTGAACCTCCTCAAGGTGTTCAAGATGCAGCAGATGGGCGGCCGGGGGCTGGAGAAGCTGCGCGGCGGTGCGCAGGAGCGGCTCAGCAGGGAGAGGGAGGGCAAGGTGCCTCTCATCCTGGAGGAGGGCCGGATGGGGAAGCACGGAGGCAATGTAGGGGATACCTGGGCGCCGGGGCCGGCGCCGCGGCACGAGCCGAGGGCTCcgcccgtcccgccgccgccggagggttCTTACAAGGACGCTGTCGTGAGCGGCGGCAACTAG
- the LOC123058106 gene encoding uncharacterized protein: MPPSRSRKRPSGPQPTTALAKKRHCPAAVVSDDVAGAAAPSSPSSYSPSWASLPGDMVRQIAWRVLAGDFLDYVRFRAVCTSWRSGAVCPRGRGVADPRFHPRRWMMLPEGNGLYPGHRKLGGHIRFFNLDTGALVRVELPLFKNHCALESVDGLLLLQRDQDTAVRLLHPFTRDIVELPPLATLLTQLGDDLRSAHTDPELRKWYYIRYCVRASVSCSGGSVVVMLAFRRLMRVAFATSDSQDQQWTMPSWEVPFNIAPLAFQGKLYFVHHPATNGSLVFQIDPPLPVGSPPRPPKLIATCPADKLYRGSHLVECNSQILLVGHGDISLKHIVIYKLEDLILERFRA, encoded by the coding sequence ATGCCACCGTCGAGATCTAGGAAGCGCCCTTCGGGGCCGCAGCCCACCACCGCGCTCGCAAAGAAGCGGCACTGCCCCGCGGCGGTGGTCTCGGACGATGTCGCCGGCGCGGCAGCACCCTCGTCGCCGTCCTCCTACTCCCCCTCCTGGGCGTCGCTTCCAGGGGACATGGTTCGACAGATAGCGTGGCGCGTGCTGGCCGGCGATTTTCTGGATTACGTCCGCTTCCGCGCCGTTTGCACCAGTTGGCGGTCCGGCGCCGTGTGCCCGCGCGGCCGCGGCGTCGCCGATCCACGCTTCCACCCGCGCCGCTGGATGATGCTGCCGGAGGGCAACGGCCTCTACCCCGGCCACCGGAAGCTGGGTGGCCACATCCGCTTCTTCAACCTCGACACCGGAGCCCTCGTCCGTGTCGAGCTCCCCCTGTTCAAGAACCACTGTGCTCTGGAATCGGTCGACGGCCTCCTGCTCCTCCAGAGAGACCAAGACACCGCCGTCCGCCTCCTCCACCCTTTCACTCGCGACATTGTTGAGCTCCCACCGCTTGCCACCCTCCTCACGCAGCTGGGCGACGATCTCCGCAGCGCACACACCGACCCCGAGCTGCGGAAATGGTACTATATCAGATACTGCGTGCGTGCCTCCGTTTCCTGCAGCGGTGGATCCGTCGTCGTCATGCTCGCGTTCCGTCGTCTGATGCGTGTAGCCTTTGCGACCTCCGACTCCCAAGACCAGCAATGGACCATGCCAAGCTGGGAAGTCCCATTTAACATTGCGCCCTTGGCATTCCAAGGCAAGCTATACTTTGTGCACCATCCTGCAACTAATGGCTCGCTGGTTTTCCAGATCGACCCGCCCCTGCCGGTTGGTTCGCCGCCACGGCCGCCAAAGCTGATTGCCACATGTCCGGCAGATAAACTCTACAGGGGCTCCCATCTGGTAGAATGCAACTCACAGATCCTGCTTGTTGGCCATGGCGACATTTCCTTAAAGCACATTGTGATTTACAAACTCGAGGACCTTATCTTGGAAAGGTTTAGAGCATga